The genomic interval TTCAGGCCCACGTGGAGGACGCGTCCGCCATGGCGGAGGCCCTCCAGCAGGTGCGCGCGCGGTGGGGCGCGCTCCATGGCGTGGTGCACTCGGCCATGGTGCTCGAGGACAAGCGCCTGGTGGACCTCGACGAGGAGTCGTTCGCGCGGGTGCTGGCGCCCAAGGTGGCCGGCACCCAGGCGCTGGCGCGCGCCACCGAGGGGCTCGAGCTGGACTTCCTGATGTTCTTCTCGTCCATCCAGTCCTTCGTCGGCAACGTCTCGCAGAGCAACTACGCCACCGCCAGCACCTTCCTGGACGGCTACGCCTCCGCGCTGCGGACCCGGCGCAGCCACCGCGTGGTGGTCATCAACTGGGGCTTCTGGAGCGAAGTGGGCGCGGTGGCCAGCGACCTATACCGCGCCCTGCTCGCGCGCCAGGGAATCCACGGCCTGCGCGCGGCGGAGGCCTTCGCCACGTTGGAGCAGGTGCTCGCGGCCGGATGGGAACAGGCGGCCATCCTCGCCGCCGAGGACTCGGTGCTGGACGAACTCGGCGCGAGCTGGGAATGGGCCCTGGGCCGGAGCGCTCGCCCGGGCGCGGCGGAGGCCGCCCCACAAGCCCTCTCCGCCGAGGCCACCGCCGCGTTCCGGCCCGCGTTCGCCCAGATACAGCAGGCCATGGATGCCTTGCTGCCCCTGGCCCGCCGCCGCGTCGCGCAGGTGCTGCGCGAGCTGGGGCTGCAGGGAACTCCTGCCATCACGGTGGACGAAGCGGTTCGCGACGGGCGCCTCGCGCGCGAACACGCGCGACTGGCGCAGGCCCTGTTGAAGCTGCCTGGCCTCGCGGACGCCGAGGGACTGGGCGCGCAGCCCTTCAACGAGGCCGCCCACGCGCTGGCCCAGACACACCCGCCCGTGCGGCACATGCTGCCGCTGTTGCAGGCGTGCCTCGATGCCTATCCGCTCATCCTCGCCGGCAAGCGGCCCGCGGCCCACGTGGTCTTCCCCGGGGGCAGCGTGGAGCTGGTGCGCTCCGTGTACGGCGAAAGCGAGCTGTCGCGCTTCTACAACCAGGCGGTGGCCAAGGCCGTGCTGGGAATGGCGGCGGCCCGGGGCGAGCGTCCCCTGCGCATCCTCGAGGTGGGCGCGGGGACGGGCTCCACCACGGTGGAGATTCTGCGAGAGCTCTCCGCCGCGGGCGTGCCGTGCGAGTACCGCTACACGGACGTCTGGGACAAGCTCCTGGCCGAGGCCCGAGGGCGGTTGGGGCCCCAGCATCCGTCGCTGCGCTTCAGCCTGCTGGACATCAACACGGCGCCTCAGGCCCAGGGCTTGGACGAGGAGTTCGACGTGGTGGTGGCCACCAACGTCCTCCACGCCACGCGCGAGCTGCACACCACGCTGCGGCACGTGAAGAAGCTCCTGCGGCCCGGTGGGGCGCTGGTGCTCAACGAGAGCGTCGACGTGCAGGAGTTCTCGACCTACACGTTCGGCCTGCTCCCGGGCTGGTGGGGCGCGGTGGACGGACACGAGCGGCTCGCCGACTCGCCGCTGGTCTCCAGCGCGGGATGGACCGCGCTCATGAAGGACGAGGGCTTCCGCGTGGCCTCGCCGCTCATCCCGACGGACCCGGCGCTGCCCTCCATGGGCAGCCAGCAGGTCTTCGTGGCGTGGAGCGACGGCGAGGTGAAGGTCGCCTCCGAGCGCCGCCCGGCGCGGCAGGAGGATGCCCACCGGCGACAGCTCCCCCGCGCTCTGGAAGGACAGCTGCGCCCGCTGGACCTCGACACCGTGGCGGGCGGAGCCCTGCCGCGCTCACGCCAGCTGGCGCTCTACCAGGACACGCGCGACAACCTCTGGCTCTTCTTCGACAACCCGCCCGCCAACGTCCTCACGGACGAGCTCCTGGGCGATTTGTGCACCACCTTCCAACGGCTGAGCGAGCGGGCGCCCGAGGTGATTCACAAGCGCATCGTCTACCTGGCGCACTTCGGCGAGTACTTCTCCATTGGCGGAGACCGCGCCGAAATCATCCGCCGGTTGGCGCTGGGTGAGAAGGAAGCGCTGAGGGGCTTCGCCGAGAAGGCCCGGACGATGCTGCGCCTGCTGGCGACCGTGGACGCGCTGGTGGTGGCGGTGGTCAACGGCACCGCCCAGGGCGGTGGATTGGAGACACTGTTCGCCACGGACCTCCAACTGGTGCGCCAGGGCGTGAAGATGGGCCTGCCGGAAATCAAGTCCGGCCTCATCCCCGGCATGGGTGGCCTGACCTATCTCAAGGGGCAGGTGGGCATGGCCGTCACCAAGCGGCTGGTGCTGAGCGGAGAGCTGCTCGGCGCCAAGGAGGCGCAGGAGCTGGGCCTCATCACCCACGTGGTGGAGGACCCCTTCACCAGCGCGCTGGAGCTTCCCCAGACGCTCCAGCAGTTGGACACCGCGCTCTACATGAAGCGGGTGCTCGGCGCGGACACCGCGGAGCGGCTCACCGCCGATATCGACGAGTGGCTCACCTACACCCTGGGGCGTACGGAGCTGATTGACGCTCAGCGCATCCTCGACTCGCAACTCATCCTCAACAGCCGGGCAGCGGCCGTGCAAGTCAATGGGAGGACCCATGCTGAAGGAAACCGTCATTGAAACCGTGGACGTCGTACAGACCGCACCCGACGCGTCCGTCGCCAAGAAGCGTCCGGAGCCCCAGAAGTGGCTGCTATGTCCGCAGCGGGATGCGGAGATCAAGGCGCTGTGCCGCCCCAATGGCGTCAAGCACCTGCTCTTCGCCAGCCCCTTCATCCTGACCTACGCCGCCGCCATCTACGGGCAGCTCACGGTGGACAACCTCTGGGCGAACATCGCCATGTCGGTGCTCCTGGGCCACTGCCTCTACACGCTGTTCGTGCTCCACCACGACTGCATGCACGGCACCGGGTTCCGCAACGACTTCTTCAACCGGCTGATGGGGCGGCTGTACGCCACCACCTTCACCATGACCTTCACGGTGAACCGCGAGACGCACATGCGGCACCACTCGCACATCGCGGACCCGGAACGGGACCCGGACGAGTACTACTTCGCCGCGGAGCTCAAGGACATCTGGCTGCGCCTGTGGCGCTACTACCAGTGGTACACGACCATCGCCCTCACGCGTTATGGCCAGCGGGTGCGCGCCGTGGTGGTGACGGAGCAGATCATCAACCTGGCCATCTGGGCCGTCATCCACGTGGTGCTCATCCAGATGGGCCTGGGCATCAAGCTGCTCTACATCTTCTGGCTGCCCTTGGCCGTGGTGGTGCTCATCATCAACCCCATCACCCGGGGCTACGAGCACGCCCCCATCACGCTCTATCCCCGCGGAGACTCGCGCCGCCGGGACATGAGCAAGAACAGCATCACCGTGGCCAACCCCATGCTGGGCTGGCTGTGCGCGAACATCACCTACCACGTCGAGCACCACTCCTACCCGCGCTGCCCCTTCTACAACCTTCAAAAGCTCTACAAAATCTTCCAGGAGGAGAAGTTGCAGTACCTCACGGCGCCCTATCCGCTCTACCGTGTCTGGAAAGGCCAGAAGATGCTGGAGGGAATGACGTGCAATGCGGACTGACGTGGAGGAAGGCGCTCGCATGAGGACCCAACAGGAACAGCTTCCAGACCAGACACAGACCGTCATCGAGTGGTTTGGAGAGCAGACCTCGGACGCAAAGGGCCTCATCGCCTTCCTGCCGGCGCTTGGCGTGGGTGTGGAATTCTACCGGGGCCTTGCTGAAACCTGGGCCAAGCTGGGCTACCGCGTGGCCACGGTGGAGCTGCGAGGGATGAAGCAGAGCTCCGTCCAGGACGTGAAGCGCCAGAACTTCGGCTACAAGGAAATCATCAACGTCGACCTCGCCACCC from Myxococcus stipitatus carries:
- a CDS encoding SDR family NAD(P)-dependent oxidoreductase → MRPVRISSKLLVRDTDPLVSEHRVQDIHILPGVSMLDATYKVLAAARIDTDALVLRDILFHEPVVTNAEMDRKLSVVVEHQGDHGRVTVTSVPWKGDQPLSDKVTSHMTCVYRHAGPMDLPPLPSDLPNYLGEPVDLDSCYAVTRHIGIFHESFMKCLGEVAPLLPGGFVGTVSLGERASARSADFMLHPVFLDCSTIVPLFHLRERLDEAALFIPFAIDEFRARSLKGHRQVRVLVERPDADIAGREVLSHSFALYGMDGQPLVRIGKFGVKRVRSLDSIRRLLARAGASPSPVLQLVPAAPRAEAPTSAPSEAQGDSLVSLIASLVTRHGQVEWSDADADKSFFDLGLDSVALLEISEAMEKELKVQLYPTLLFERSTATALAGYLREKYPHLSASGETAPAPKPAEPTPVARQTSSTTPQVWVPRWLPVNEGARAPEGHAIALVGDTRDSGLSAKLAEHLGTRLSFKASSEGGTQAVASFVAALEQGLRCDEVWLMGLEHSAAIPLARALVASGRLQAPLVLKALSFRGFEVHREAPAEEASHGLWGLLQSLSREYPAVRVSQVDLDRDDVERGAPGSERGWLQQVEHVGSRPRELRALRAGRLYERRLFSTRPAASEPVPLRQQGVYVIVGGAGGVGMEFVRYLRRTYNARVAVSGRRPLTDELRRKLSEEGEYGEQVLYVQAHVEDASAMAEALQQVRARWGALHGVVHSAMVLEDKRLVDLDEESFARVLAPKVAGTQALARATEGLELDFLMFFSSIQSFVGNVSQSNYATASTFLDGYASALRTRRSHRVVVINWGFWSEVGAVASDLYRALLARQGIHGLRAAEAFATLEQVLAAGWEQAAILAAEDSVLDELGASWEWALGRSARPGAAEAAPQALSAEATAAFRPAFAQIQQAMDALLPLARRRVAQVLRELGLQGTPAITVDEAVRDGRLAREHARLAQALLKLPGLADAEGLGAQPFNEAAHALAQTHPPVRHMLPLLQACLDAYPLILAGKRPAAHVVFPGGSVELVRSVYGESELSRFYNQAVAKAVLGMAAARGERPLRILEVGAGTGSTTVEILRELSAAGVPCEYRYTDVWDKLLAEARGRLGPQHPSLRFSLLDINTAPQAQGLDEEFDVVVATNVLHATRELHTTLRHVKKLLRPGGALVLNESVDVQEFSTYTFGLLPGWWGAVDGHERLADSPLVSSAGWTALMKDEGFRVASPLIPTDPALPSMGSQQVFVAWSDGEVKVASERRPARQEDAHRRQLPRALEGQLRPLDLDTVAGGALPRSRQLALYQDTRDNLWLFFDNPPANVLTDELLGDLCTTFQRLSERAPEVIHKRIVYLAHFGEYFSIGGDRAEIIRRLALGEKEALRGFAEKARTMLRLLATVDALVVAVVNGTAQGGGLETLFATDLQLVRQGVKMGLPEIKSGLIPGMGGLTYLKGQVGMAVTKRLVLSGELLGAKEAQELGLITHVVEDPFTSALELPQTLQQLDTALYMKRVLGADTAERLTADIDEWLTYTLGRTELIDAQRILDSQLILNSRAAAVQVNGRTHAEGNRH
- a CDS encoding fatty acid desaturase family protein, whose amino-acid sequence is MLKETVIETVDVVQTAPDASVAKKRPEPQKWLLCPQRDAEIKALCRPNGVKHLLFASPFILTYAAAIYGQLTVDNLWANIAMSVLLGHCLYTLFVLHHDCMHGTGFRNDFFNRLMGRLYATTFTMTFTVNRETHMRHHSHIADPERDPDEYYFAAELKDIWLRLWRYYQWYTTIALTRYGQRVRAVVVTEQIINLAIWAVIHVVLIQMGLGIKLLYIFWLPLAVVVLIINPITRGYEHAPITLYPRGDSRRRDMSKNSITVANPMLGWLCANITYHVEHHSYPRCPFYNLQKLYKIFQEEKLQYLTAPYPLYRVWKGQKMLEGMTCNAD